GGAGTATGGAAACATGACCTAAAGCTACAAGCTCTGTTGCAGCTGATCATGTCACTTGATCAAGCGCAAGAAAGACTCCCGACGTCTCAGATTGAGGCAATCATAGATCATTGCTTAATTGGTGATTTAAAAAAGGAAGGGTTAAAACGCGTTAAGCTCATAACTGCTATAGCAGCAATCAAGCCGGATGCTTTAGAATCGATTGAGGCTTATGAATCACGAGCTTTACTCGATATCGTTATTGTGGATCTAAAAAAAGAAGGATTGATCGATGAAGGAATTGAGGATCTATCGGGCAAGTTTGCAGAAACATTTTTAGCCTCACCGGTTCCTGAAGCGATTTTGACCTATTCTGCACTGCATTACCACGATCCGAGCATGAAAGAGGCGATCCGAATATTTATAGGACAAGTCTTGGAAGGGACATTTATTGGATTTCGAAATGCACACAATTCCCATGCAGGAGTTTTAAGCGTTGATCAAAAAAGCATATGGGAAAGCGCTTCTACTCGTGAGGTTCGGATAACAAAAGAGGGCGCTATTAATCTTCAAGCCTATTTAATGACCAAGTTGGTGATAGATAAGCATGGGGGCGAAATACTTCGCAGCGAGGTTTTAACAGAGGCACTAGAAGATCTGACTTTGGCCGAGCAAGCTGTCAGCAAGCTCTATAAAGAGTTGGGCTTAAGCGATGAAGAAAGGCTCAAGCTTTTGGATGAGCTAGAAAAAGAGTTGCCGGGTAGCTGTGAGTTTAAAAACGACGTGATCGCTTTAAAGCGCGTATTGACAGATAAGAGCGCCATTCAAGGGAGGATAAAGGATACGGATGATCCACAGGACTTATTCTTATCGGGGACGCTTGTGCAAGGGAGTTGTCAACGCATTGATGGAGATCCCGGGTTAAACAAGTGCTTAATGGGGTATTGCCTCGATGGGAAGATTCGTATGCTTGCTTTGAAGGATTTAAACGGAAAACTTAAAGCAAGGGCAATTGTAAAACTCCTCATTGACCATCGCAAAAGGCCGGCACTCTATTTGGAGCGGGTCTATCCGGCAGACGATCCGGCGATTAGAAAAGCGTTTCAAGAGGTCCTTAAAGAGAAAGCTAAGGCCATGGGGTCCAAATTATATGAGGGGAGAGGAGGAGAGGTTCTCACATCTCATGGAAATAGGGCCCCCTATGAGTATGAAGATGGCGGAGTCGGCATCTCGAACGGCACTTACTCTATTTATGCAGAGGAAGTTGCAGTTAAATAATACTATTTGAAACGACGATGTGTATTGCTCCATCCTCCATAATCAGGAGGCAGGTTCTGTCATGGGGCTCCAGTGCGTAGTATCCAAAAGACATCTTATTTTTTGTCTCGTGACTACACTATCTAGAAATCAATAGAGAAAATGAGATTCTGCATCTTAAAAAAACAAAATCTCATTTTATACCTTATATCCCAACTATAAAAGACCGGATTTTGCGGGATAAACCCCCGTCTACTATGCGCCAATCATATTGATATATGCAGGGATATTAAAAGCTAGTACAAGAACTTTCCCACTTCCCAAAAGAGTTGCCATGTGACATGCATTTTTAACTGTTGATGAGGCTTCAGGATGAATATACCGAAGAGCCAAGTTAGTCAATGTGATAGCAGCAATCGGAGTGAGTAGAGCAATGCCCCCTAAAGAAATAATATTGCTTAATAAGAAGGCGTTCCCTCCAATGTGTCCGCCCG
This Simkaniaceae bacterium DNA region includes the following protein-coding sequences:
- a CDS encoding DUF4116 domain-containing protein, translated to MSVEPRFSPDHQSLQFYKDSRMIAEVKMSSSDVASGDLHKYIRIDVSGEPAYLDKELFREKFSVSIASTSKITELFTSLFSAEATPTVPVTITVDRIAPILGDYQEKKAALLSHRFSLYSLPKGFQSDKEIVLAAVKQDGWALAYASEELRGNKDVIRIAAVGIGGHRWISSEDVFWQTVLGNELDCFNEDRAVVLAVVTQNGRALEYASEALKRDLRFLLEALQANKAAINAITRGQLSLFTPETLIHYVNEFPLGVLRAMGSLNLSEEDRYKLFNRFLDDTVRSAISEMTSDDASRFEAKLTDVMLKYKNLEIVRFLFRVIFDLKQKDKLRECITNIGSFSGASLHPATFLPILALHSLPISAEKLSDFATRIRAKHGVWKHDLKLQALLQLIMSLDQAQERLPTSQIEAIIDHCLIGDLKKEGLKRVKLITAIAAIKPDALESIEAYESRALLDIVIVDLKKEGLIDEGIEDLSGKFAETFLASPVPEAILTYSALHYHDPSMKEAIRIFIGQVLEGTFIGFRNAHNSHAGVLSVDQKSIWESASTREVRITKEGAINLQAYLMTKLVIDKHGGEILRSEVLTEALEDLTLAEQAVSKLYKELGLSDEERLKLLDELEKELPGSCEFKNDVIALKRVLTDKSAIQGRIKDTDDPQDLFLSGTLVQGSCQRIDGDPGLNKCLMGYCLDGKIRMLALKDLNGKLKARAIVKLLIDHRKRPALYLERVYPADDPAIRKAFQEVLKEKAKAMGSKLYEGRGGEVLTSHGNRAPYEYEDGGVGISNGTYSIYAEEVAVK